One Glycine soja cultivar W05 chromosome 2, ASM419377v2, whole genome shotgun sequence genomic region harbors:
- the LOC114398573 gene encoding protein phosphatase 2C 37-like — MAGICCGVVGESGETSSSSIEPTSRPSARRSLDLLPLRYIAADVSVPAPENSRKRQKLDRCVSSARECENAVQSSKSKVAKAVRNRSSKILTLDSTSPTVYEGCLRYGVTSVCGRRRDMEDAVSVRPSFCQENLSQDDKKEFHFFAVFDGHGCSHVATMCKERLHEIVKEEIHKAKENLEWESTMKKCFARMDEEVLRWSQNNETPNCRCELQTPHCDAVGSTAVVAVVTPEKIIVANCGDSRAVLCRNKVAVPLSDDHKPDRPDELLRIQAAGGRVIYWDRPRVLGVLAMSRAIGDNYLKPYVISEPEVTVTERSDKDECLILGSDGLWDTVQNDTACKVVRMCLNAQKPASPVKEMAVDCSDKSCSDASILLTKLALVRQSSDNVSVVVVDLWRDQSMATTKGIN; from the exons aTGGCTGGAATTTGCTGTGGAGTTGTTGGAGAATCCGGAGAGACTTCTTCCTCTTCAATCGAACCCACCTCGCGCCCCTCCGCTCGCCGGAGTTTGGACCTTTTGCCTTTGAGATACATAGCTGCTGACGTGTCAGTCCCGGCGCCGGAGAACAGCCGGAAGCGCCAGAAGCTGGATCGGTGCGTTTCTTCCGCAAGGGAGTGCGAAAACGCGGTTCAGAGTTCCAAATCGAAGGTAGCTAAGGCTGTTCGGAATCGTTCTTCCAAGATTCTTACGTTGGACTCGACAAGTCCAACAGTTTACGAGGGGTGTCTGAGGTATGGGGTAACGTCCGTTTGTGGAAGGCGGAGAGACATGGAAGACGCCGTTTCGGTCCGTCCATCGTTTTGCCAGGAAAATTTATCTCAAGATGATAAGAAAGAGTTTCATTTCTTCGCTGTCTTCGACGGCCACGGATGCTCACat GTGGCGACTATGTGTAAGGAGAGGTTACACGAAATAGTGAAGGAAGAGATTCACAAAGCGAAGGAGAATTTGGAATGGGAATCAACGATGAAGAAGTGTTTCGCGCGCATGGACGAAGAGGTTCTCAGGTGGAGCCAGAACAACGAGACTCCAAATTGCAGGTGCGAGCTTCAAACCCCGCACTGCGACGCCGTAGGCTCCACCGCTGTCGTCGCCGTCGTCACGCCAGAGAAAATCATCGTCGCCAACTGCGGCGATTCACGCGCCGTGCTTTGTCGCAACAAGGTAGCCGTCCCACTCTCCGACGATCACaag CCGGACCGGCCCGACGAGTTGCTTCGGATCCAAGCCGCGGGAGGGCGCGTGATATATTGGGACCGGCCTAGAGTGCTTGGAGTGTTGGCTATGTCCAGAGCCATAG GGGACAATTATCTGAAACCGTATGTAATTTCGGAACCGGAGGTAACGGTAACGGAGCGGAGTGACAAGGATGAGTGTTTGATACTAGGGAGCGATGGGCTTTGGGACACGGTGCAGAACGACACCGCATGTAAGGTGGTGCGGATGTGTCTGAACGCGCAGAAGCCGGCGTCTCCGGTGAAGGAGATGGCGGTGGACTGCTCCGACAAGTCGTGCTCCGACGCCTCCATTCTTCTGACCAAATTGGCGTTGGTGAGGCAAAGCTCCGACAATGTTAGCGTGGTGGTGGTTGATTTGTGGAGAGACCAATCAATGGCAACAACAaaaggaattaattaa
- the LOC114398558 gene encoding probable methyltransferase PMT11, which yields MKASVSSNADFLKMGLFFLFVTFFFVGKHFSDSSSQQLIFFSATTAATTTTSAEVTISPNFNQFFNVNALIEAQTPKTNPSQQPPPPPELLDTIKRFGILNDNGTMSDDFEIGHFEEGVPEDWGNDTVVEDSVSSPRIAVSKFGICPRSMSEHIPCLDNADAIRKLKSTQRGENFERHCPEQGKRLNCLVPRPKGYRPPIPWPRSRDEVWYNNVPHPRLVEDKGGQNWITRGKDKFRFPGGGTQFIHGADQYLDHISEMVPDIKFGQNIRVALDVGCGVASFGAYLLSRNVITMSVAPKDVHENQIQFALERGVPAMVAAFSTRCLLYPSQAFDLIHCSRCRINWTRDDGILLLEVNRMLRAGGYFVWAAQPVYKHEEVLEEQWKEMLNLTNRLCWKLLKKDGYVAIWQKPSDNSCYLNREAGTQPPLCDPSDDLDNVWYVNLKSCISQLPENGYGANVARWPARLHTPPDRLQSIKFDAFISRNELFRAESKYWGEIIGGYVRVLRWKKMRLRNVMDMRAGFGGFAAALIDQSMDSWVMNVVPVSGPNTLPVIYDRGLIGVMHDWCEPFDTYPRTYDLLHAANLLSVEKKRCNLSSIMLEMDRILRPGGRAYIRDTLAIMDELMEIGKAMGWQMSLQDTAEGPRASYRVLVCDKRLR from the exons ATGAAGGCCTCCGTCTCCAGCAATGCCGATTTCCTCAAGATGGGACTCTTCTTCCTCTTCGTCACTTTCTTTTTCGTGGGCAAACACTTCTCCGACAGCTCCTCCCagcagctcatcttcttctccgccaccaccgccgccaccaccaccacgTCCGCCGAGGTCACCATATCCCCCAACTTCAACCAATTCTTCAACGTCAACGCCCTAATCGAAGCCCAGACCCCCAAAACAAACCCCTCCCAACAACCTCCCCCTCCGCCGGAGCTTCTCGACACGATCAAGCGCTTCGGGATCCTCAACGACAACGGCACCATGTCCGACGACTTCGAGATCGGGCACTTCGAGGAAGGAGTACCGGAAGACTGGGGAAACGACACCGTCGTCGAGGATTCCGTCTCTTCTCCCAGAATCGCTGTGAGTAAGTTCGGGATCTGTCCGCGGAGCATGAGCGAGCATATACCGTGTTTGGACAACGCCGACGCCATTCGGAAACTCAAGTCGACGCAGAGAGGGGAGAATTTCGAGAGGCATTGTCCGGAACAGGGGAAACGACTCAATTGCTTGGTTCCGCGGCCTAAAGGATACCGTCCCCCTATTCCGTGGCCCAGAAGCCGCGATGAG GTTTGGTACAATAATGTTCCTCACCCTCGTCTTGTTGAAGATAAAGGGGGTCAAAACTGGATTACCAGAGGCAAGGATAAGTTTAGGTTTCCTGGGGGTGGTACGCAATTTATACATGGAGCAGATCAATACTTGGACCATATTTCTGAG ATGGTTCCTGATATTAAGTTTGGGCAAAATATAAGAGTTGCTCTTGATGTTGGCTGTGGTGTAGCTAGTTTTGGCGCATACTTGTTGTCTCGAAATGTCATAACCATGTCTGTTGCTCCCAAGGATGTTCATGAGAATCAGATCCAGTTTGCTCTTGAGCGTGGTGTGCCGGCAATGGTGGCTGCATTTTCAACTAGGTGTTTATTATATCCAAGTCAAGCTTTTGACTTGATACATTGTTCACGCTGTAGAATTAATTGGACTCGAGATG ATGGTATTTTGCTGCTTGAAGTTAATAGGATGCTGAGGGCGGGAGGGTACTTTGTTTGGGCTGCCCAACCGGTTTATAAACACGAGGAAGTTTTAGAAGAACAATGGAAAG AGATGCTTAATCTTACTAATCGTCTATGCTGGAAGTTATTGAAAAAAGATGGGTATGTCGCAATATGGCAGAAACCTTCTGACAATAGCTGCTATCTAAACCGTGAGGCAGGAACTCAACCACCACTGTGTGACCCAAGTGATGACCTCGACAATGTTTG GTATGTTAATCTAAAATCATGCATCTCTCAATTGCCTGAGAATGGATATGGAGCAAATGTTGCTCGATGGCCGGCACGCTTGCATACACCACCTGATAGGCTTCAAAGCATAAAATTTGATGCTTTCATATCCAGAAATGAGCTTTTTAGGGCAGAATCAAAATATTGGGGTGAGATAATAGGAGGCTATGTACGTGTTTTACgctggaagaagatgagattAAGAAATGTTATGGACATGAGAGCTGGTTTTGGAGG ATTTGCAGCTGCATTGATTGATCAGAGTATGGACAGTTGGGTTATGAATGTGGTTCCTGTTAGTGGTCCAAATACCTTGCCTGTCATATATGACCGTGGGCTGATTGGAGTTATGCATGACTG GTGTGAACCATTTGACACCTACCCGAGAACCTATGATTTACTGCATGCTGCAAATCTGCTTTCTGTTGAGAAGAAAAG ATGCAATTTGTCATCAATTATGCTTGAGATGGATCGAATACTAAGGCCTGGTGGACGGGCATACATCCGTGATACTCTTGCCATCATGGATGAGCTTATGGAGATTGGCAAGGCTATGGGCTGGCAAATGTCACTGCAAGATACAGCTGAGGGTCCTCGTGCAAGTTATAGGGTCTTGGTTTGTGATAAGCGCCTTCGTTAA
- the LOC114398581 gene encoding pentatricopeptide repeat-containing protein At2g34400-like, producing the protein MMVVRRHLAFENVAVGGKCKYYHTAECLVFLAKQCSSTKTLQQVHTQMVVNSSIHTPNNHLLSKAIHLKNFPYSSLLFSHIAPHPNDYAFNIMIRALTTTWHNYPLALSLFHRMMSLSLTPDNFTFPFFFLSCANLASLSHACAAHSLLFKLALHSDPHTAHSLITAYARCGLVASARKVFDEIPHRDSVSWNSMIAGYAKAGCAREAVEVFREMGRRDGFEPDEMSLVSLLGACGELGDLELGRWVEGFVVERGMTLNSYIGSALISMYAKCGELESARRIFDGMAARDVITWNAVISGYAQNGMADEAILLFHGMKEDCVTANKITLTAVLSACATIGALDLGKQIDEYASQRGFQHDIFVATALIDMYAKSGSLDNAQRVFKDMPQKNEASWNAMISALAAHGKAKEALSLFQHMSDEGGGARPNDITFVGLLSACVHAGLVDEGYRLFDMMSTLFGLVPKIEHYSCMVDLLARAGHLYEAWDLIRKMPEKPDKVTLGALLGACRSKKNVDIGERVMRMILEVDPSNSGNYIISSKIYANLNMWEDSARMRLLMRQKGITKTPGCSWIEVENHLHEFHAGDGLCLDSIDLSNIIDLLYEELKREGYVPKVVE; encoded by the exons ATGATGGTTGTCCGGCGGCACCTGGCGTTTGAAAATGTAGCAGTTGGCGGCAAGTGCAAGTACTACCACACAGCGGAATGTCTAGTTTTCTTAGCGAAGCAATGTTCATCAACGAAGACGCTCCAACAAGTTCACACCCAAATGGTGGTGAACTCCTCCATCCACACCCCCAACAACCACCTTCTCTCCAAAGCCATACACCTCAAGAACTTCCCCTACTCCTCCCTTCTCTTCTCCCACATCGCTCCCCACCCCAACGACTACGCCTTCAACATCATGATCCGCGCCCTCACCACCACGTGGCACAACTACCCTCTCGCCCTCTCCCTCTTCCATCGCATGATGTCCCTCTCCCTCACACCAGACAACTTCACCTtccccttcttcttcctctcctgCGCCAACCTCGCTTCCCTCTCCCACGCCTGCGCCGCCCACTCCCTCCTCTTCAAGCTCGCCCTCCACTCCGACCCCCACACCGCCCACTCCCTCATCACCGCGTACGCGCGATGCGGCCTCGTCGCGTCCGCGCGCAAGGTGTTCGATGAAATTCCCCACCGGGACTCGGTGTCGTGGAACTCCATGATCGCCGGGTACGCCAAGGCGGGTTGTGCCAGGGAGGCTGTGGAGGTGTTTCGGGAGATGGGGAGGCGGGACGGGTTTGAGCCGGACGAGATGAGTCTGGTGAGTTTGCTCGGGGCTTGCGGGGAGTTGGGGGACTTGGAGTTGGGGAGGTGGGTGGAGGGGTTTGTTGTGGAACGTGGCATGACTCTTAACTCCTATATAGGTTCTGCTTTGATTAGTATGTATGCTAAATGTGGGGAATTGGAGTCTGCTAGAAGGATCTTTGATGGCATGGCTGCAAGAGATGTTATCACGTGGAATGCTGTTATATCAGG ATATGCTCAGAACGGGATGGCGGATGAAGCAATCTTGTTATTCCATGGTATGAAGGAGGACTGTGTTACTGCAAATAAAATTACCTTGACTGCAGTGCTCTCTGCATGTGCCACCATTGGCGCTCTGGATTTGGGGAAACAGATTGATGAATATGCATCACAAAGAGGATTTCAGCATGATATTTTTGTGGCTACTGCATTAATTGATATGTATGCTAAGTCTGGGAGTTTGGACAATGCACAGAGAGTTTTCAAAGATATGCCCCAAAAAAATGAAGCTTCTTGGAATGCAATGATATCAGCACTTGCTGCTCATGGAAAAGCCAAGGAGGCACTATCACTATTTCAGCACATGTCAGATGAGGGTGGAGGTGCCCGCCCTAATGATATAACATTTGTAGGGTTGCTTTCTGCTTGTGTGCATGCAGGCCTCGTTGATGAAGGATATAGATTGTTCGATATGATGAGCACATTGTTCGGATTGGTACCTAAAATTGAGCACTACTCTTGTATGGTTGATCTTTTGGCTCGTGCTGGTCATTTATACGAGGCATGGGATCTAATTCGGAAAATGCCCGAAAAACCAGACAAGGTTACATTAGGTGCTTTGCTTGGTGCCTGtcgaagtaaaaaaaatgtagataTAGGTGAGCGGGTTATGCGGATGATTCTGGAGGTGGATCCTTCAAATTCTGGTAACTATATTATCTCATCAAAAATATATGCTAATCTGAACATGTGGGAAGATTCAGCAAGGATGAGATTGTTGATGAGACAAAAGGGTATTACTAAAACTCCTGGTTGTAGCTGGATTGAGGTTGAGAATCACTTGCATGAATTTCATGCTGGTGATGGTTTATGCCTTGACTCTATAGATCTAAGTAACATAATTGATTTGCTCTATGAGGAACTCAAAAGGGAAGGGTATGTCCCAAAAGTTGTTGAATAG